Proteins from a genomic interval of Candidatus Cloacimonadota bacterium:
- a CDS encoding endonuclease III domain-containing protein → MNVCRELNQIYDLLLDRYGPQYWWPGKTRDEIIIGAILTQNTNWKNVEKAINSLKSENLLALYSIEHSSLDLISKCIRSSGYYNQKAKRLKSIAHYFNQYGYQVFIEKSITNFRSELLSINGIGHETADSILLYAFDKPIFVIDAYTKRIFHRLGFLPKSPSYDDVQRFFMNNIQKDVKLFNEYHALIVRHAKECCQKIPQCSNCVLLNSCKVKKKIV, encoded by the coding sequence ATGAATGTATGCCGTGAATTGAACCAGATCTACGATCTCCTGCTTGATCGTTACGGACCGCAGTATTGGTGGCCGGGTAAAACACGAGACGAGATCATCATCGGGGCGATTCTGACTCAAAACACTAACTGGAAGAATGTTGAGAAAGCAATCAATAGTCTAAAATCGGAAAACCTTCTAGCGCTTTATTCGATCGAACATTCATCATTAGATCTGATATCAAAGTGCATCAGATCTTCCGGGTACTACAATCAAAAGGCAAAGCGCTTGAAATCTATCGCACATTACTTTAATCAATATGGCTATCAAGTTTTTATTGAAAAATCTATCACTAATTTCCGTAGTGAACTCCTCTCCATTAATGGTATTGGACATGAAACAGCTGACTCGATCCTCCTTTATGCGTTTGATAAACCAATTTTTGTCATTGACGCATATACAAAAAGGATATTCCACAGACTTGGCTTTTTACCAAAATCCCCTTCATATGATGATGTTCAAAGATTCTTTATGAATAACATTCAGAAGGATGTAAAACTCTTTAACGAATATCATGCTTTGATTGTCCGCCATGCAAAAGAATGTTGCCAGAAAATTCCTCAATGTTCAAATTGTGTTTTATTAAATTCGTGTAAAGTTAAGAAGAAAATAGTATGA